aaaacagcaagagaaagaaactcagttacctacaagggaatacccatacgactgtcagctgatttctcaacagaaactttgcaggccagaagggagtggcaagaaatattcaaagtgatgaataccaagaacctacaaccaagattactttatccagcaaagctatcattcagaattgaaggtcagataaagagcttcacagataaggaaaagctaaaggagttcatcaccaccaaaccaggattatatgaaatgctgaaaggtatcctttaagaagaggaagaagaagaaaaaggtaaagatacaaattatgaacaacaaatatgcatctatcaacaagtgaatctaagaatcaagtgaataaataatctgatgaacagaatgaactgttgattataatagaatcagggacatagaaagggaatggactgactattcttgggggggaaaggggtgtgggagatgtgggaagagacgggacaaaaatcgtgcacctatggatgaggacagtgggtggggagtgagggcggagggtggggcgggaactgggaggaggggagttatgggggggaaaaaaaggaacaaatgtaataatctgaacaataaagatttaattaaaaaaataaaaataaaaaatactttgggTGAGTGTAAGTGAGTTAGggttcagaaccactgctttaaagattttaaaaatttaggggGATATTTAGAAACTGCTCTaagttagaagaaaaaaatgcattaaatcCTACATTAGTTTCTCATAACAAATTTCAAATTTCTCACATTAGCACCCAAGGAAGaccctttctaaaatatatatacatatatattttattgatatcagagaggaagggagagggaaagagagatagaaacatcaataataagagagaataattcattggctgcctcctacatgccctctactagggagtgagcctgcaacctgggcatgtgcccttgacctgaattgaactccggacccttcagtctacaggccgatgctctatccactgagacaaactggctagggcaaggaaGACCCTTTCTGATTTTGAGTCCTGTCTATATCTCCAGCCCTGTGTCCTGCTCTCCCACATCCCACACTTTGGGGTGCTCCAAACCACTGGCATTTCCCCAAACACACCCTGTTGCTTCATACCCCATGACTTTGCCCAAATTCTCTTTTCCTCCATTCTTTGCCTTATCAAAGACATGACTGCAAGCTTCTGCTTCTGGAAAGTCTTCCTCAATCCCACTATTCTTGGAgtggaatttttgtttttaaaagtaaaacttaagGTTTTTGTTTAATGGTTTCTAGTTATTTGTATTGTCAGCCACATCCCAAATCCAGGGACCCAAGCAGACCTGGCCTATTGTCTCCTATAAGCTTTGTCTTCCAATGACCACACTGGGAAAATGTTACATATCAGAATGTGCTAATTCAGAGATGACCCTTAAATGTTGTTTAAAGTTCATTTAAACCCCAGCAAATGCAAAGGCCAGTGCCTCTGGGCAAGAGAAATAATCAATCTTGCCTCTTAGAAACTTATGGTATGTACCTAATGTACACAAAACAGAAAACCTCTCCTTTACTAGAAAGGAGCTTTCTAGTAAATCttacacatttaaaatgtaatttgacACATAAACTGCTTTTTCTCACTTTTGATCAATTTTTAGAAGTTGCATGAAATGaaccttgtgtgttttttttttttccatttattttctatgttGAGAATATCCTTCCTCACAAAGAACATGAGGAAATTTTTGGATTTACATGGCATGATTTGGTGACCCGTTTTAGAATATGTAAACTTTGGATCAAATTGAATGAAAGTTTAAAGGTCCCTGAGAAAGAGTCAGATTTTCTCTTGCATAAGTAGTGTGACCCCTTCTAAGAAAAAAGTCTAAACACCTCTGAaatatgtgtttgatttttttctcattttttcttataaattttcaAGAGACAGGAAAAGTAATACCTAGGATATGCTTTTCTTCTCTTGAGTGCTCTGATTCTAAATTCTCCCTGTTCTATCTGCTAAGAATTGAATTGAGGGAAACAAGAACTATtaatctatttaaagaaaaaaaattaacagttgggaggcttccagtcaagatggcagaatGGGTAAATGCAGTACTTGTCTCTTCCCACAACCGTATCAAAATTGCAACTAAACTACAGACCAACCATCATTcaaactgcctgaaatctagctaaGTAGAAATCCTAtaactaaggatgtaaagaagaatccacatcaagactggtaggaggggtggagatggggaaggACTTGTCTCACACCCTCTTGTGGTGGATAACAATCAGAAGGGACAGCTCAGCTGTGGAGGTCCCCCTGAAGATGGAGGGATCCGAGCCCCACACCAGTCCccacagcccagggttccagagccaggaagagaagtctccctaacttctggctgtgaaaaccagtggagATTGTGGTTGAGATGGAGatctgctggagtcccaggcagttcctcttaaagggcctgtgcaTGAACTTACTCAAACTCACTacttctgagctccagcactaaGCAGCAGCTTGAAAAGCTCCAggaacatatggggaggaactgaattgtctggttcaggacagggctggaggggcagctttctcccaaacCCAAGCGCTGGCAAAggtcattgttcctttgctgagctgAGCCCCCCAGACCAGCAGGCAGGCGCCGTATCTGAGTCTCCTGACTAACACACTGtcgccccaccctggtgattccctgagatcccacccAATCCAACTTTTAGGCCCACCCaagcttttccatacaaatggacTGTCTGGTCTCATGCTGTTGACTTTCCTAAAACCTCTCAAACAAGTAGTATTTGGCTTTGGCATCAtgccctgtacctcttgctaCATGGCCCCAGGTGggcactagtggcagccagccttggttcacagtTGGCCTCTATCAGAAACCTCTAAGCCCAGCAGAAATAGCAGTTACCTGATttctttgtagctcatgctgggcagggcacaggcgcAACTGACGTTTGGCCTGTacctcccaggaagccccagagcTACCACACCCAGTGGACAGTTTCAGACTACACCAAAACACCACCCACCACCTCCACAAtccacacactcaaggggcagactcagcaggcaccagagccctgctgaagaAAGTCCCGCTCTGTGGGGTCAGCCCCTGCATCGGTGACCCTCCACTGTAGTTGCTGCTGGCCCTCACAGCTGATCAGCCTGGggataaatccctcccattgacatgccaTAGCTGTCAAGGCTCAACTTCAACAGGAGAGTGCACATAGTTCACAGCGGGGTGGGgggttgcggggggagggggtgttcgcCTAAAGTGACCGAGAGGCTACaccactgggtcctacaggacacctattgCATAGGGCCACGCTACTAAGCCTGGGAGATatagcagctctacttaatacatagaaacaaacaaaagagtcAGCCAAAacaaggagacaaagaaacagatctcAAATGAAATAACAGGAGAAATCTGTTTAGAGCTCCTTCCATTTGAAGCAGAATCAGAAGCCACTTAATTTCTTTAATAGGAAAGAAgctcaaaatataatttaagtaTGGTGAACATCGGTCTTAGAATTTTGCTAAGTTCTAATCTCATTTGAAAGTAGCTACATTTTTTTTATGTTCTCTgacaaacaaaaaatgtatataacagCTTTAATAAGAGGGAAACTTCAAGTAGCACATATGagatttgaaatatttctttaaagtcaATATAAAGTCAACATCCTTTACTAATACTAGCAATTAATTATGTGTATATTCTATCTATAAATGgcattacagcagtggttctcaaccttcctaatgccacgaccctttaatacagttcctcatgttgtggtgacccccaaccataaaattattttcgttgctacttcataactgtaattttgctactgttatgaatcgtaatgtaaatatctgatatgcaagatgtattctcattgttacaaattgaacataattaaagcatagtgattaatcacaaaaacaatatgtcattatatatgtgttttccgatggtcttaggcgacccctgtgaaagggtcgttcgacccccaaaggggtcgcgacccacaggttgagaaccgctgcattacaGTATCTATAACTTTGAAGGGGATAAATGAATAATAAGTAATTAACTTTGGATATATTTCTGCCTTTAGATTAGCTTGCTACTTATCTctactttcctttcttcttcgaTTGTTCTACAAAGTAATCATTACAAGCAACTGTCAGGGCGCCCACCCTAACCACAAATTCATTAAAATCCACTTCATTGTCCTTATTGGTGTCCAGGTCTTGCATTAGCTTATCAATCAACTGAGGGTCCTTTTggcacaaaaaggaaaaagaaaatgtctaaCTCCCAGGCTTTGAGATTCATAATGACAAGTGAAATCGCATCTTCCTTTTAtctatattacattttttattttcatttttagcacCTAAGGACAGTTTCCAAAGGGCTGTTTGCAGGAAGGTTTGAACCAGGTGCAGATTCTAAATGAGTCTAGCACTTTGCCCCAGGGCCACATACTTCTGGCTCAGACCTAAACACTCAGGAGATCAAACAGCAGCTCATCATGAGCCAGAGCGAGTGGCTGATGCTGAAAATGCACTCACTACAGGACATCACAGGTCAAGGGCCAGGACtcggggaggcaggcagggagcagggaaagAAGGTTTTGCAGCCAAAAGGAGATAGTGTGAGCGGCTCTACCAGTCACCAACAATGGGACTCTAAGCAAACCCCTTAACATTTTTAGTATTTCGTATATGTAAATGGGGAGAATTAAATCTCCCTACAAATTTGAGGGATACGTCAACATACTTTGAAACGTGCTTAGCATCAGATTGctatatttaacaaatatatggGACACTTAGTTAAATGTGAATTTCTGATGAACAATGAATACTTTTCTTTAGTACATTGCATGGGACATACACTAGTTTATCTGGCAGCCTTACTGAGCACAACACCTGACCAAGAAAGAGGCACCATAAAGGGCAGAACTTACAGAATGACTGCAGTTATGGGTGGAGAGTAAAGCATGGAGCCCACAGAGAGCAGGGCTCGGATCGGACAGGACTGTGAGGCACCCACCCTTCCACTGATTCGTGGCAGATGAGGTTCTAGAAGTAGCTCATTTCTTCCGGGATTTCCCATTGCCCTCTCGTTAGCTGCCAACCGTTAAGTGGTTGGAAACTTAAATTGATCAAAATCAACTTGATCAAAAGCAATTATAAATTTCACTTGAATAAATCAAAGTGCGAGTCTGACCAACTGAGCCTTTTATTCTAAATGTTAGATAATACAGTAGCCAAActgaatttgaagaaaaaaaaaattcctggggAATTCTAAAATCACTAAAAAGGTATTGTGAAGAATTGCAATATTAACATATAGcatgtgactatagttaacaatactgtattgcatatttgagaGTTGCTAAGAGAGcgatagatcttaaaagttctcataacaaggaaaaaatgtttgtaactatgtatggtggcagatggtaactagacttattgtggtgatcatttgaCAATATAGACAAATATTgagtcattatgttgtatacctaaaactaatataatgttatatatcaaatatacctcaataaaaaagttctagaaaaaaatacataaattaccATTTGCTCTatcaatgtaataaaaataaaattgttatttgGAATCCAAAAATAAGTTCCTAAAAAATTtactgttaaaatttttttacttgaGTTTTTCCCGTAGAGAGTGGGAAGAAGACTGTTGTAAATACAGTCACTGTAGTCTTAATGCAGGTTTTGTACAGAA
This is a stretch of genomic DNA from Myotis daubentonii chromosome 4, mMyoDau2.1, whole genome shotgun sequence. It encodes these proteins:
- the S100Z gene encoding LOW QUALITY PROTEIN: protein S100-Z (The sequence of the model RefSeq protein was modified relative to this genomic sequence to represent the inferred CDS: inserted 1 base in 1 codon); translation: METMIRIFQCFSCQEGDRFQVNKAXMKMLPQRELTTFSFSFLCQKDPQLIDKLMQDLDTNKDNEVDFNEFVVRVGALTVACNDYFVEQSKKKGK